The Maridesulfovibrio sp. genomic sequence CTGTGGTTGACGGTGAAACCAAAGAATATGTGCTTCAGGAGGGTGATACCCTTTCTCTTGCCTATAAGGACGACCTTAAGATCAAGCTCGGCAACGGTGGCGGAGTTGAAATTGTTTCTGACGGTCAGCCTTTAGAGTTTGATGCGCCCAAGGGTAAAGTTAAGAAATTGGAATTTTCTGCTACCCAGTAGGTTTTCCTGTCCAGTTGTGGCGCCAGATGGAACTGACTGAAAAAGTTATAATACTCAAGACCGGAAAATTTAAGGAAAATGATCTTTGGGTGCGTTTTATGTCCGCCACCCGCGGGGTGCAGAACGCATTTGCCTTCGGGGGCAGCAGAAGTCGCCGGAGATTCGGAGGGTGTCTGGAACCTTTTTCTCAGGTGCTCTTCAAAACCGGAACCAATAAGACCGGAACCTATCAGGTTTTACAGGAAGGCAGCCTTGTAAAAGGGTACCCCGGTATCCGTTCCGATCTGCGCAGGATGGGATTGGCCGCCAATTGTTTCAAATTTATTGAATCGGCGGTGCTGGAACGGGATGGCTGCCGTGCTGTTTTCGATTTGCTGACCGAGACACTGGATGTAATCGAAGAAGCGGAACCGGATGATTTCTTCCCGCTTTTT encodes the following:
- the recO gene encoding DNA repair protein RecO; protein product: MELTEKVIILKTGKFKENDLWVRFMSATRGVQNAFAFGGSRSRRRFGGCLEPFSQVLFKTGTNKTGTYQVLQEGSLVKGYPGIRSDLRRMGLAANCFKFIESAVLERDGCRAVFDLLTETLDVIEEAEPDDFFPLFFRAKVAFEQGYNPDFTICAQCGKPLFSSRPVVFNIEKGQIRCLDCSDGRDGETVNPGTVRTLAWIQDTGPANWVALQLPAEIRQECFSVMDRFMAYHMGLVWEGNSYRKI